The following DNA comes from Microbacterium foliorum.
AACCAGAGACCAAGCAGTCCGGCCAGGATCGCGGCAGCCCCTGCGAGATATTCGAGGCGTCCGAACGTGCGCGAGATAGACGTCGCGTCTGCCTTTGGGATCTGATTGATGATCAAGGCGGTGCTTGTCCCACTCAACGCAGCCACGGCGATCCCGGCGAGCACCTGCGCCGTGATCAGGAGTTCGGGCGATAGGTTCAGGAAGAACAGCGAGAATGCGGCGATTCGGACGAAGTTGCCGATCTGGAGGGCGGCTTTGTTCGAGTACCGGTCGAAGAGCACGGCGAACGGCAGTTCCGTCACTGCGACGGCGATGCTGAAGGCGGAGGTCATCAGGCCAACGAAGGCGAGCGAGTAACCGAGCGTCTGAAAATAGACGACATCGACGACGGTGAAGCAAGCGACGCCGGCGGCGCTGAGTATGTAGAACGCGTAGATTCTGGTCATTTCTCACATGAAGGTCGGCCCCGCGTACGCGACGCGGGGAGCAGGAGCTGATGGTAGGGACCTGGCAAATTCTGCGAGTCTGTCCGACGAGGTGAAGTACGTCGCGTCGGTGAGGCACATTCCTGAGGCGAGGACGCGTACCACAGCAAAGCTGGGGGAGTCCGCGATCACGACCCGATAGAGCGTGATCGACTCTCGCGTGAGGACCTCGATCAGTGAAGAAAGCGCGAAGCGGGCTTCAGTGCGCGGCGCTGTTCCGGACGGCAGTGCGGCTTCCGCAGAATCCTGAAAGAAGTTCGGCAGCAGATCCATCGCCTCGCCGGTAAACCAGATGTGTCGCATATCTCCGTCGACCGGATCGACTTCGATCGCGAGACTCAACGAGTGCAGGATCTGCAGGCACTCGACGAATGCACGGAGGGAGGCCTGTTCCGTGTCCTCGGCTGCGCCGATACCTCGAGCGGTTCGAGTCTCGTAGTCGTCATCGGCAACGTAAGTGACGTGCACGACCGGGACGTCGAACGGATTAGGAAGCGCGTGGAACGTGAACCGTCCCGGTATGCTCTGTATGGCGTCTGCGACATAGGGGTGGAGGGCACCGATCGGGAGAGCCGCCAAGCTCTGACCCGTCCGAGCGAAGTACCAGAATGCGTCACGTTCGATCAGCTCCAACAGCGCCTGCAGTGTCGCGTCCTCGACGTTCGCTCCAGTCGCTACTCCAGTCGTAGTTGTGACAGTAAACCGTGACGCGGTGGAATCCCGTGGCATGTACGGGCAGAAGGCGAGATTCGCCGGCACAAACACATCATTACGAAGTGTGAGATTCTCGCCGAGCACCCACTCGACGGCGCGTTCAGGCGAATATGCCTCGATCCCTGCAGTCGTGTCGTTGGCTGGATAGCCGAACTCGAGGATTGGATCGATCGCCGCCGCGAGCTCGCGTTCGATTCCGACGACCACACGCGTGTGGAAAGGGTCGGCCGCGAAGTACCGTTCAAGCCCCTCGCCGAGAAAGCTCGCGAGCGCTTGATCGGTATTCAATCCCTTACCACCCGCGACCTCGCATTCGCTCAGGTTGGTCGAGGTTCGGATGAGCCCTTCGATCAGCGTCGCATACGGTTCATCGCCGCCGTTATAGGGATTGCTGACGATGCTGACGAAGCCGATCGCCGCTCGATTCGCAGCAACGAAATCAGCTGCGGGAGCAGCTCGACGACCTCCCGTATCAGCTGACTCGGTTCCATGTGTTTGGATCCTCACAGCCGGGAAAGCAGTCGCGTAGTCCGTCAGCTGACGAGGCGCATCACGGCATTCCATGCAGTCGGGTACAGGAAAGCACACTGACCAACACTGTGGTCCGTAGATGTCATTTACGGCGGTGGGGATCCCGTGCCGATCAAGCATGCGGAAGATCAGCTCGATCGCTTCATCCTCAAGCAGATCCGGACGATCAAAGTCTGCATAGTGTTGCTCGAGCAACTGCAGCGACGATCCCAAGCACGCGCGACATCCCCACGTGCGCCCCGCAACAATCGGTGCCCAGACGGAACCCGTTTCACCCTGGAAACAGGCGACGACCAAAGAAGAGTCTCGGGGGAATCGTGCAGGGGAGCTCGGGTCTAGACCGAGTTCTGAGCAGATCTCTTGGTAGATGGCTTCCATCGTTTGCTACTTCTCCAGACGGCGGGGCCGGCCCCATGGCCAGCCCCGCCTCTTGCTACCTCACGGGCGGGGCCCGTACTTGCTCTTGCCCTGACGTCCAACAAAGACGCGACGGCGCTTCGGTGCGATAAGCATCAATTCCCCCTTTCGCTCAACACGTGGAGTCG
Coding sequences within:
- a CDS encoding YcaO-like family protein, which translates into the protein MEAIYQEICSELGLDPSSPARFPRDSSLVVACFQGETGSVWAPIVAGRTWGCRACLGSSLQLLEQHYADFDRPDLLEDEAIELIFRMLDRHGIPTAVNDIYGPQCWSVCFPVPDCMECRDAPRQLTDYATAFPAVRIQTHGTESADTGGRRAAPAADFVAANRAAIGFVSIVSNPYNGGDEPYATLIEGLIRTSTNLSECEVAGGKGLNTDQALASFLGEGLERYFAADPFHTRVVVGIERELAAAIDPILEFGYPANDTTAGIEAYSPERAVEWVLGENLTLRNDVFVPANLAFCPYMPRDSTASRFTVTTTTGVATGANVEDATLQALLELIERDAFWYFARTGQSLAALPIGALHPYVADAIQSIPGRFTFHALPNPFDVPVVHVTYVADDDYETRTARGIGAAEDTEQASLRAFVECLQILHSLSLAIEVDPVDGDMRHIWFTGEAMDLLPNFFQDSAEAALPSGTAPRTEARFALSSLIEVLTRESITLYRVVIADSPSFAVVRVLASGMCLTDATYFTSSDRLAEFARSLPSAPAPRVAYAGPTFM